CCTCGCCATCTCAGCGCCGGATTTCCGACCTGAGATGACAGATTCGGCAACTTCGCGACGCTGCTTCTCTCCGAGCTTGCGACGGCGCCCACCAATTCGACCCTCAACTCGGGCCTGGGCAAGACCGGCACTGGTGCGTTCGCGGATCATGGCACGCTCAAACTCCGCGAAGCTGCCGACCATCTGCATCATCATCCGGCCTGCGGCGGTCGTGGTGTCGATCGCCTCGGTCAGGGACCGGAAGCCGGCGCCCGCCAGTTCGATCCGCTCCATGATGTGCAACATGTCCTTCAGGCTGCGCGATAGCCGGTCTAGCTTCCAAACGACGACGACATCCCCTTCACGCAACTGGCCGATCATCTCCAGCAGCTTGGGTCGATCCCACCGCCCGCCACTCGCGGTCTCCTCGAACACGCGCTTGCAGCCGACCATATCGAGCGCGCGGCGCTGCGCGGCGTTCGACTGATCGTCGCCCTTCGACACCCGGGCATAGCCGATCAAATAGGGTTCGCGGTTCATTAGCCTCTTTCACAAACGGTCGTATCTGGAGGGGGCTGAGATGCCGACGGTTCTCCGCAGGCTTTCGCCTTTCACAATCCTCTTTCATTAAGACGCCGTAAGGCAAGAGGTTTTTGGAGGAAAAAGGTGCCGGCACGCATTCCTATGACCGAGCGGCAACGCAATGCCCTGTTGGCACTTCCCGATAGCGAAGAAATGGTGGTGCGGCATTGTAACCT
This region of Novosphingobium sp. CECT 9465 genomic DNA includes:
- a CDS encoding recombinase family protein, yielding MNREPYLIGYARVSKGDDQSNAAQRRALDMVGCKRVFEETASGGRWDRPKLLEMIGQLREGDVVVVWKLDRLSRSLKDMLHIMERIELAGAGFRSLTEAIDTTTAAGRMMMQMVGSFAEFERAMIRERTSAGLAQARVEGRIGGRRRKLGEKQRREVAESVISGRKSGAEMARLYGISEPTVSRIVAAHRQQSDSEALT